Genomic segment of Paenibacillaceae bacterium GAS479:
CATCCATGAGCCAATCACTTGGGAAGAAGCAGATCCGTAAAAATATGGCTATACGAGTGCTGCAGCTATATGCACGGGGGCAGCTTACAACGTTTGTTGTGATGCTGCTCGTGCTGGCAGCGGGCTCTTTGGTGTGGTATCTGGAGCGGAACGGGACTGGGCAGCGGATGGACTGGAACAATCTATTGTACTTCTGGCTACTCTCAGGTTTTATTCTAGCCGTTGGATTCATGGTTGGGTTTATCCGCCAGAAGAACTATCTGGTCGCCCTGCTGCGCAGAACGGAGGCACCTTGTTGGCAGCCACTGCCAAGTCCCGTTACGCCAGAACAGCGGCAGACGGCGCGGTTGCTTGCGGAGCTTGGGAGAAGCTCGCTGGCTCATTTGGGGGCCTATAACCGGGAACGGGAGCTTCATCGACATTTTGTGTATCAGTGGGTGCATCATATGAAAACACCGGTGTCGGTCGTAGACCTGATCGCCCAGAACAATGGAAATCGGACAGCTCTTCAAGGCGAGGAGCTGAGGGAAGTTATGGGCAGTCTGCGCGAGGAAGCTGACCGACTGACTCACGGACTGGAGCAGATGCTGCATACGGCGCGGCTGGAGGAGTTCTCGCTGGATTTGCATCCTCGACGCATCGCGCTGCATCAGACGGCCAGGCAAGCTGTCAACCAGCATAAGCGGCTGCTTATTGCGGCAGGCGTCTTTCCTCAAACTACCGGCGAGGCGTGGGTCGAAACCGACGGAAAATGGCTGCATTTCATGTTAAGCCAGCTTGTTGGCAATGCAATCAAATACTCCAAGCCAAGGCCAGGCTCGAAGCGGCTCGATATTCGTATCGAGAGTAGGGCGAACGGAGAAGCGGTCATCGAGATTGTCGATCAGGGTATCGGAATCCCGCAGCAGGATCTGCCGCGGGTATTCGATCCCTTTTTCACTGGAGAAAATGGCAGACTCACGGAAGAGTCCACCGGCATGGGGCTCTACTTGTGCCGCCAGGTGGCGGGTAAACTCGGTATCCGTCTAGAGCTGCGCTCTCAGGTAGGCGAAGGAACTTCTGTTGTGCTTACATTTGAGGGACGCGGAATCCACAAACTTGAAGGTGAAAGTGACAACACTGTAAGGAACATTGTAAGGTCGTTCGATGGGTAGTGAATCCTGGTCCGGGTATACTTGGTTTATTCAGAAAGTGAGACCAGGAGGGATAACGCTTGAACGTTTTAAAAGTGGAAGCATTAGGGAAAATATATAACTCCAAAGGCGAGGTCAGCTATAAAGCGTTGGACGGTATCGACCTGAGCGTCGATGCAGGTGAGTTCGTAGGCATCATGGGCCCGTCGGGCAGCGGTAAAACGACGTTACTCAATTTACTGGCGACGATCGACAAGCCGACGTCGGGCAGTATCGGGGTGCGTGGCATCAATCCAGTGGGGCTGAGCGACAATAAGCTGGCTCTATTCCGCCGCCGCGAGCTTGGCTTTGTATTTCAGGATTTTAATTTACTGGATACGCTGAGTCTCAAAGAAAACATCGCATTACCGCTAGTGCTGGAAGGTAAATCTCCCGCACAAATCGAGGCGGCAATTGCTCCTGTTGCGTCATTGCTTGGTTTATCAGCCATTTTGGAGAAGCAGCCGTACGAGGTGTCAGGTGGGCAGAAGCAGCGCGCGGCGATTGCTCGCGCAATCATCCATGAGCCGTCGCTGCTGCTAGCCGATGAGCTGACGGGAAATCTCGACTCTAAGTCGGCCAAGGACGTCATGGAATCCCTCAAGGATCTAAACGAGCGGCTCGGCGCAACGGTACTGATGGTAACACATGATCCTTTTAGCGCAAGCTACTGCAAACGGATTGTTTTTATTAAGGATGGGCGATTCTTCTCGGAGATCCGCCGGGGTGACAACCGCCAGGCGTTCTTCCAGCAGATTCTGGATTCGCTGAGTGTGCTGGGAGGGAATTTCGATGACGTTCCGTTCGCTCGCGCTTAGCAACATCCGCGGCAACTGGCGCTCCTATGCGGCCTTTTTCCTAAGCAGCGTTTTTTCTGTGTTTATTTTTTATCTGTATGCCTCATTTGTCATGCATCCCGACGTTGTTGGCGGCAAAATAGTACAGGCCAAGCATGTCGTCACCATGATGGAAATTTGTATGTATGTAATCGTTATTTTTTCATTCTTTTTTGTGTTGTATTGCAGCTCAGCCTTCGTTAAAACGCGAAAAAAAGAGTTCGGGCTGTTGACGCTCTTCGGAACGACGCGGCATCAGCTGCGCAAGATGGTTGTATATGAAAGCATGGCTGTCGCGGTGCTGTCCACAGCTATTGGCCTTGGCCTCGGCATCTTGCTCAGCAAGCTGTTTATTATGAGCCTCGGTGTGCTGCTGAATAGCGAAGCGCCCATTCAATTTGCGATTCCGATTAAGGCGTTATGGATGACCGCAGGAGGTTTTTTGCTGCTCTTCCTCTTCATCTCGCTGCTGACCGCGATGCGGGTTGGCCGAACCGAAATTGTCGAGCTGCTGAGTGAAGGCCGCAAGCCGAAAAAGCCACCAGCATTTTCTTTATTGCTGTCTGCGCTTGCGGCATTAACACTTACCGCTGGTTATCTTATGGCCGCCATCACCACGATTCAGACGTTCACTCTGCTGACTCTGCCGATTATCGGCCTGACTATTATTGGCACTTATTTTCTATATACGCAGCTTAGCGTGGCGATCATTCGGCTGTTGCAGCGTCGCAAAAGCTTTTATTACCGTCGCACGAATATGCTGATCGTTTCCCAATTGGCATTTCGTATGAAAGATAATTCGCGCATTTTGTTTGTCGTGACCGTGCTTAGTGCCATCGTTATGAGCGCTGCCAGCACCGTTTACGTATTCCAGAAGGTACAGAGAGATCAGATCCTCGAGCAAACGCCTTATACGGTCGGTTATATAGAAGCAGGAGAGGGCCACCCGGTCATGGACCCGGCGAAAGCGGAAGCACTTTTGACGCAAGGTGAAACACGCATTGCCGAGAAGGCTGTTGTGCAAGGTTTACACGTAGAGCAGGTTGTGGCGAAGGCTGCTGGCTGGGACAAAGCGAACCCGGGGCAAGCGATGTTGATGTCGCTGAGTGACTATAATCGATTTGCAGCGCGGATGGGCCTGCCGAAGCGAGAGTTGCAGGCAACAGGCAATCAGAGTGATACG
This window contains:
- a CDS encoding Signal transduction histidine kinase; protein product: MSQSLGKKQIRKNMAIRVLQLYARGQLTTFVVMLLVLAAGSLVWYLERNGTGQRMDWNNLLYFWLLSGFILAVGFMVGFIRQKNYLVALLRRTEAPCWQPLPSPVTPEQRQTARLLAELGRSSLAHLGAYNRERELHRHFVYQWVHHMKTPVSVVDLIAQNNGNRTALQGEELREVMGSLREEADRLTHGLEQMLHTARLEEFSLDLHPRRIALHQTARQAVNQHKRLLIAAGVFPQTTGEAWVETDGKWLHFMLSQLVGNAIKYSKPRPGSKRLDIRIESRANGEAVIEIVDQGIGIPQQDLPRVFDPFFTGENGRLTEESTGMGLYLCRQVAGKLGIRLELRSQVGEGTSVVLTFEGRGIHKLEGESDNTVRNIVRSFDG
- a CDS encoding putative ABC transport system ATP-binding protein/putative ABC transport system ATP-binding protein, with translation MNVLKVEALGKIYNSKGEVSYKALDGIDLSVDAGEFVGIMGPSGSGKTTLLNLLATIDKPTSGSIGVRGINPVGLSDNKLALFRRRELGFVFQDFNLLDTLSLKENIALPLVLEGKSPAQIEAAIAPVASLLGLSAILEKQPYEVSGGQKQRAAIARAIIHEPSLLLADELTGNLDSKSAKDVMESLKDLNERLGATVLMVTHDPFSASYCKRIVFIKDGRFFSEIRRGDNRQAFFQQILDSLSVLGGNFDDVPFARA
- a CDS encoding putative ABC transport system permease protein, producing MTFRSLALSNIRGNWRSYAAFFLSSVFSVFIFYLYASFVMHPDVVGGKIVQAKHVVTMMEICMYVIVIFSFFFVLYCSSAFVKTRKKEFGLLTLFGTTRHQLRKMVVYESMAVAVLSTAIGLGLGILLSKLFIMSLGVLLNSEAPIQFAIPIKALWMTAGGFLLLFLFISLLTAMRVGRTEIVELLSEGRKPKKPPAFSLLLSALAALTLTAGYLMAAITTIQTFTLLTLPIIGLTIIGTYFLYTQLSVAIIRLLQRRKSFYYRRTNMLIVSQLAFRMKDNSRILFVVTVLSAIVMSAASTVYVFQKVQRDQILEQTPYTVGYIEAGEGHPVMDPAKAEALLTQGETRIAEKAVVQGLHVEQVVAKAAGWDKANPGQAMLMSLSDYNRFAARMGLPKRELQATGNQSDTGTGFLVPPYRYVPGMDNGEGSLAEGVIGGKTLRLKLTATAFSSVISQEAQASWLLVIPDIQMDMWKKDALSSAELRFYGFELEQWEDQQAAVTRFKGAVPEQQLKQVQDYRITYYKDMVQAIGLTVFIGLFISGLFFIASGSLLYFKLFTELQEDRNQFRALKRIGLTAGELRRIVAIQVGVIYLVPCLVGIVHSLFAMLALGTLLMQPVWMYGLIIMGIYILMQTVYCLISLTMYSRSILRDAAV